CTCTGAGATAGCCTTCCGGAATAAATTCAAAATTCTCCCTGATCAGTGTCTCTATCTGTGTAGCCACGAAAATAAGGGTGTCGACATTCAACTGCCGGGTTAGGCCGGCCATCTGGTTGGCAATAATTGGTATCACACTGGTAGAGACCCAAATGATAATGAGGATGACAGATGCAAGGGTCACTGTAATGGCAAAGGTTCTGTTCATCCCCGCGGCTTGCATACGGTTTACAACAGGGTCCAGCATATAGCTGAGAAGCATAGCTATAATGGCATAGGCAATCAGATTACTGAAATTATAGGCAATCAGACCAACTGTCACGATAGTGAGAGTGGCGATAATCGTCTTAACAATTTTTTCGAGTGTAATATTATTTAACATCGAACTCGCTTTTAACCCTGTTGATGGCATCGTTTATTTCCCGGTTGTAAAATCCTTTACCGGCGAGATAGCGATACATCTTTTGCCTGCGTTTCATGGGGTCGGTTTCTCTTAGAAAATGAGCTTTTCGCTTTCGAAGTAAATCTACACAAATCCCGTCTTGCTCCAAATTTTCAATAATGTTCTGAGTCACTTTTTCCGAAATGCTTTTTTTTACTCCCTTCCGGAGCAATGCATTCTTAATCTTTAACGGGCCCCATTTTTTTAGTTCCATCTTATCCGCAGCAAATTTTTTTGCAAAACGGTAATCGTCAATTAGCCCCTTTTGCTCAAATTCTTCAATTATCAGGTCTGCGACGGAAGCACGCAGGCCTTTTTGAGTAATTTTTTGCCGCAATTCCATGGCTGCATGATCCCGCCTTGAGAGATAGCGGTAACAGGCATCTTTCACGGATTGGTATTCTTCATCGTCAAGAATCTGATTCAGGAGCTGAGACGTCAGTACCGTTTCTTTTTGGATGTTTTGGGAGAGCAACGTGCCGCCGGAAATACCGATCAGGAAAGTATCATTATGGAAAAGTGAGAAGCGGTCCTTACGTTTTTTTTGAGGAGCAATACCTGTGATTTTGACAGGCAAGAGCTTTTTCAGACGGTCAATTTTTTCATCTTTCATTCAGTACTGAGTGATTTAGAACGAAAAAAATCCGGAATACAGAGTTCTTATAAACAAGGCTGACAGAGCAGGCCGGGCAGTTCCGACTTTGCCCGGTTATCTGCATCGTCAGACAGATTTCTTTCTGCCGTGGATTTACTCTTCAATATCTGCAGGTACCTTCTCCTTGTCCTTCTCTTCTTCCTCTGCTTCCTGCGGCATCAGTTTTTTGCGAACGGTGGATTCAATTTTAGCCGTAAGCTCTTCATCCTCTTCAAGGAACTGCATGGCTGCATCCGTACCTTGTCCGATTGGTTCGCCTTCATAACGATACCAGCTTCCCCGTTTTTCAATGATGTCATATTCTACAGCCAGGTCCAGAATTTCCGATATGCGTGAAATACCCTTGCCATAGAGAATATTAAATTCTACAACCTTGAACGGAGGAGCCACCTTGTTTTTTACAATTTTCACTTTGGTGCGATTACCCAATACGTCATCTCCTTTCTTAATGGAGCCTATTCTGCGGATGTCAATCCGTACGGAGGAGTAAAACTTAAGTGCGCGTCCACCGGTTGTGGTTTCAGGATTGCCGAACATGACGCCTATTTTTTCACGTACCTGATTAATGAAGATGCACGATGTACGGGTTTTGCTCACTACACCGGTGATCTTCCGCAGCGCCTGCGACATAAGCCGTGCCTGCAGGCCCATGTGTGAATCACCCATTTCGCCTTCCAGTTCAGCGCGCGGCACCAATGCAGCCACAGAGTCAATGACGATCACGTCGAGTGCGCCTGAACGGATCAGCGTTTCGGTGATTTCAAGGGCCTGTTCACCGCTGTCGGGCTGAGACACAAGCAGTTCGTCGGTGTTAATTCCGAGGGCGCGTGCATATTTTGGGTCAAAAGCGTGCTCTGCATCTATAAAGGCAGCATAGCCGCCGGCTTTTTGCGCTTGCGATATAACCTGTAGCGCAAGTGTTGTTTTACCGCTGGCTTCAGGACCATAAATTTCTGTTACTCGTCCCCTTGGAATTCCATTAACACCCAATGCATAGTCCACCATAATGGATCCGGTAGAAATCGTAGCGATTTCATTTGTTGCGGAATCTCCCAGGCGCATCACGGTTCCCTTGCCATGTTGTTTTTCTATCTGGCCGATTGCAATGTCAATGGATTTTAGTCGATCGTCTTTAGAAGCTGCCATATGAGGTATTTATGGGTTAAAAAAATGATTTACAGGAAGGTAACCGAGTAGTGTGTCAACATACTGTCATCCCCCCGGAAAGATTTTTCGGGGAGATTTTTCTTCCGTTTAATATATGTTCAATATATGTATGATCCAAAAAATGGCAATCCCTTACAAAATTTTTTTGAGCCGAAAAGGCCGCGGCAAAAATCTGCCTTGGGTTTCAAAATGCAATTCATTCCGGATTGCCTTTCAGAGGTGTGAAAGGTACATAAAATGGTAAGCCGAATACAGTAACGGAAAGTTATTTCATCTGACCTGGAGGCCGTTGATGTAGAACGTGATTGTGTGATCGTTTTGTGA
Above is a window of Rhodohalobacter mucosus DNA encoding:
- a CDS encoding regulatory protein RecX, which gives rise to MKDEKIDRLKKLLPVKITGIAPQKKRKDRFSLFHNDTFLIGISGGTLLSQNIQKETVLTSQLLNQILDDEEYQSVKDACYRYLSRRDHAAMELRQKITQKGLRASVADLIIEEFEQKGLIDDYRFAKKFAADKMELKKWGPLKIKNALLRKGVKKSISEKVTQNIIENLEQDGICVDLLRKRKAHFLRETDPMKRRQKMYRYLAGKGFYNREINDAINRVKSEFDVK
- the recA gene encoding recombinase RecA encodes the protein MAASKDDRLKSIDIAIGQIEKQHGKGTVMRLGDSATNEIATISTGSIMVDYALGVNGIPRGRVTEIYGPEASGKTTLALQVISQAQKAGGYAAFIDAEHAFDPKYARALGINTDELLVSQPDSGEQALEITETLIRSGALDVIVIDSVAALVPRAELEGEMGDSHMGLQARLMSQALRKITGVVSKTRTSCIFINQVREKIGVMFGNPETTTGGRALKFYSSVRIDIRRIGSIKKGDDVLGNRTKVKIVKNKVAPPFKVVEFNILYGKGISRISEILDLAVEYDIIEKRGSWYRYEGEPIGQGTDAAMQFLEEDEELTAKIESTVRKKLMPQEAEEEEKDKEKVPADIEE